In Citrus sinensis cultivar Valencia sweet orange chromosome 2, DVS_A1.0, whole genome shotgun sequence, a single genomic region encodes these proteins:
- the LOC102622229 gene encoding dirigent protein 22, with product MARFLPIFATQIIFLLFLLSSFTKIQVHGYAKTMNKNLMGLKKEKLTHFQIYWHDIQSGQNPTSISVVRPPTNTSTNGFGIINMIDNPLTAGPEMSSKMVGRAQGFYALASQEEVDLLMAMNFAFIEGKYNGSSITVLGRNPVFSKMREMPVIGGSGLFRFARGYVQARTHNFDPKTGDATVQYNVYVMHY from the coding sequence ATGGCTAGATTTCTTCCAATCTTTGCTACCCAAATCATCTTTCTCCTCTTTCTCCTCTCTTCCTTCACCAAAATTCAAGTCCACGGCTATGCCAAGACCATGAACAAAAACCTAATGGGgctgaagaaagaaaaactaacCCATTTTCAAATCTACTGGCACGACATCCAAAGTGGCCAAAACCCTACTTCAATCTCAGTAGTGAGGCCACCCACAAACACATCAACAAACGGTTTTGgcataataaatatgattgaTAATCCACTCACTGCAGGGCCAGAAATGAGCTCAAAAATGGTGGGAAGGGCACAAGGGTTTTATGCACTAGCTTCACAGGAAGAAGTTGACCTGTTAATGGCCATGAATTTTGCTTTCATTGAAGGGAAATACAATGGCAGCAGCATCACTGTGCTTGGAAGAAACCCAGTGTTTTCAAAGATGAGAGAGATGCCAGTCATTGGGGGCAGTGGGCTTTTCAGGTTTGCAAGAGGTTATGTTCAAGCTAGAACCCACAACTTTGATCCGAAAACAGGGGATGCTACAGTTCAGTATAATGTCTATGTGATGCATTATTGA
- the LOC102610551 gene encoding dirigent protein 22-like, which yields MARVFPTLGYQTIIFFLFSCCLISLVFGESYGYARTIDKKFFGLKEEKRSHFRVYWHDIYSGSNPTAVAIVQPHNNSSTMFGFLSMIDDPLTEGPELNSKLVGKAQGFYGSASQEENGLIVIMNFVFMEGKYNGSTLTILGRNKVFLPVREMPVIGGSGLFRFARGYVKARTIKFNQTNGDATVEYNIYVLHY from the coding sequence ATGGCTAGGGTTTTTCCAACGCTAGGTTACCAAACCAtcatcttctttctcttttcttgctGTCTTATAAGCTTAGTCTTTGGAGAAAGTTATGGCTATGCAAGAACCATagacaagaaattttttggcCTCAAGGAAGAGAAAAGGAGCCATTTTAGAGTATACTGGCACGATATCTATAGTGGCAGTAACCCCACGGCAGTGGCAATTGTGCAACCACACAATAATTCATCGACGATGTTTGGTTTCTTAAGTATGATCGATGATCCATTAACTGAAGGACCCGAACTGAACTCGAAATTGGTTGGTAAAGCACAAGGGTTTTATGGATCTGCTTCACAAGAAGAAAATGGTTTGATAGTGataatgaattttgttttcatggAAGGAAAATACAATGGCAGCACATTAACAATATTAGGGAGGAATAAGGTTTTTTTGCCGGTGCGGGAGATGCCGGTAATCGGCGGAAGCGGGCTTTTCCGGTTTGCAAGAGGGTACGTTAAGGCTAGAACTATCAAGTTTAATCAAACAAATGGAGATGCCACAGTTGAGTACAATATTTATGTGTTGCATTATTGA
- the LOC102621638 gene encoding dirigent protein 22 produces MARVFPLLASQIIIFFLFSFSNQSYGYATTLDKNFFRLKEEKLSHFRLYWHDIYSGSNPTAVAVVAAPQKNSSTLFGAISMIDDPLTEGPELSSKLVGKAQGFYASAARDENGLMMVMNFAFMEGKYNGSTISVLGRNKVFSPMREMPVIGGSGLFRFARGYVEARTHKFDATTGDATVEYNIYVLHY; encoded by the coding sequence ATGGCTAGGGTTTTCCCCTTGTTAGCTTCTCagatcatcatcttcttcctattttctttctctaatcAAAGCTACGGTTATGCGACAACCCTAGACAAGAACTTTTTTCGCCTCAAGGAAGAAAAGTTGAGCCACTTTAGACTCTATTGGCACGACATCTATAGCGGCAGCAACCCTACAGCAGTGGCAGTGGTGGCGGCGCCGCAGAAGAATTCATCGACATTGTTCGGTGCCATAAGCATGATTGATGATCCGTTGACCGAAGGGCCCGAATTGAGCTCGAAATTGGTGGGAAAGGCGCAAGGGTTTTATGCATCTGCTGCGCGAGATGAAAATGGTTTGATGATGGTAATGAATTTTGCTTTCATGGAAGGAAAGTATAATGGAAGCACAATAAGTGTATTGGGGAGGAATAAGGTGTTTTCGCCGATGAGGGAGATGCCGGTGATCGGCGGAAGCGGGCTTTTCCGGTTTGCTAGAGGGTACGTTGAGGCTAGAACTCATAAGTTTGATGCTACAACTGGAGATGCAACAGTtgaatacaatatttatgtgTTGCATTATTGA
- the LOC102610249 gene encoding dirigent protein 22, translating to MAKILPILSSQLNIFFIFSFFFIIFISGEAHGFAKALDEKLFGLNEEKFTHLRLFWHDILSGTSPTAVQVVPPVANSSTAFGLMNMIDDPLTEGPELSSKMLGRAQGFYAAASQQEVGLLMAMNFAFIKGKYNGSTFTVLGRNTVFSKVREMPVIGGTGVFRFARGYVQAKTYKFDQNSGDATVEYNCYVLHY from the coding sequence ATGGCTAAAATTCTTCCTATTTTATCTTCACAGCtcaacatcttcttcatcttctctttctttttcataattttcatatCAGGAGAAGCTCATGGATTCGCAAAGGCCCTAGACGAGAAATTATTTGGTTTGAACGAAGAAAAATTTACCCATTTACGCCTCTTTTGGCACGACATTCTTTCTGGTACTAGCCCTACGGCAGTCCAAGTTGTGCCACCAGTTGCTAATTCATCAACAGCATTTGGTTTGATGAACATGATCGATGATCCCTTAACCGAAGGTCCTGAATTAAGCTCAAAGATGCTTGGAAGAGCTCAAGGATTCTACGCGGCCGCGTCGCAACAAGAAGTTGGACTATTAATGGCTATGAATTTTGCTTTCATTAAAGGTAAATATAATGGTAGCACTTTCACTGTGCTAGGGAGGAACACAGTTTTTTCGAAGGTGAGAGAGATGCCGGTGATCGGAGGAACGGGGGTCTTCCGATTTGCTCGGGGATATGTTCAGGCTAAAACTTACAAGTTTGATCAAAATTCAGGCGATGCCACAGTAGAGTACAACTGTTATGTGCTGCACTATTGA
- the LOC102621349 gene encoding uncharacterized protein LOC102621349: MARYNSSYLDYIYAFSLPLPLFFFMLILFFVLGLSWYINYESVFEDFMNQVKFYLMLSPLILLLIVHCLSGGVPFFSPFPAEPDALHRAGGSPWGVAALLVLVLFMVSHQSSLHERWFPLITK; this comes from the coding sequence aTGGCTAGATACAACTCTTCATACTTAGATTACATTTACGCCTtctctcttcctcttcctctcttcttcttcatgcTTATTCTCTTCTTCGTATTAGGGCTTTCATGGTACATAAACTATGAGTCcgtgtttgaagatttcatgAACCAAGTGAAATTTTACCTCATGCTTTCTCCTCTCATTTTATTGCTCATCGTTCACTGCTTATCCGGCGGCGTTCCCTTCTTTTCTCCGTTTCCAGCAGAGCCAGATGCTCTTCACAGAGCTGGAGGGTCACCATGGGGAGTTGCTGCTTTGCTTGTGCTTGTTTTGTTCATGGTTTCTCATCAGTCTTCTTTGCATGAACGTTGGTTCCCTTTGATTACCAAGTGA
- the LOC102621080 gene encoding pentatricopeptide repeat-containing protein At5g66520-like, with protein MISRHIETLIQLSKTVHHLHQLHTLFLKTSLDHNTCIISRFILTSLSISLHFTRSLFNNLPVTPPLFAYNTLIRAYAKTSCSIESIKLFDEMLKTGLRPDNFTYPFVVKACGRCLLIGIGGSVHSLIFKVGLDSDKYIGNTLLRMYAACKEIDVAKAVFEEMPVRDVVSWSSMIAGFVACDSPSDALKVFHRMKLANESPNSVTLVSLVSACTSLINVRAGESIHSYAVVNGLELDVALGTALVEMYSKCGHVEKAFKVFNLMREKNLQSWTIMISGLADNGRGNYAISLFAKMIQTGLKPDSISFSAILSACSHLGLVDEGKNYFDEMARVYNIKPTMEHYGCMVDMLGRAGLIEEAYHIIRNMPTEPNAVILRSFLGACRNHGQVLYLDDNLGKLLLKLEPELGANYVLAASVSSLSGNWDTAAELMVAINQKGLNKVPGCSWVKVNDGSAEEMSKETAA; from the exons ATGATTTCCCGCCATATTGAAACCCTGATCCAACTGTCAAAAACCGTCCACCACCTTCATCAACTCCACACTCTATTCCTCAAAACATCACTCGATCACAACACATGCATAATCTCACGCTTCATTCTCACTTCACTTTCAATCTCACTCCACTTTACGAGATCCTTATTCAATAACTTGCCCGTCACGCCACCACTTTTTGCTTACAATACCCTTATAAGGGCGTACGCAAAAACCTCTTGTTCGATTGAATCAATCAAACTGTTCGATGAAATGCTAAAAACAGGGCTTAGACCTGATAATTTTACGTACCCTTTTGTTGTAAAAGCTTGTGGTCGGTGTCTGTTGATTGGAATTGGTGGGTCAGTGCATTCGTTGATTTTTAAAGTGGGTTTGGATTCGGATAAATATATTGGGAATACCCTTTTGAGGATGTATGCTGCCTGTAAGGAAATTGATGTTGCGAAAGCAGTGTTCGAGGAAATGCCTGTGAGAGATGTGGTTTCTTGGAGTTCTATGATTGCGGGTTTTGTTGCTTG TGATAGTCCATCGGACGCATTGAAGGTGTTCCATCGAATGAAGTTAGCAAATGAAAGTCCAAACTCTGTCACCTTGGTAAGCTTGGTTTCTGCTTGTACCAGTCTGATCAATGTCAGGGCAGGAGAATCCATTCATTCATACGCTGTCGTTAATGGTTTGGAGCTGGATGTTGCTCTAGGAACCGCCCTGGTTGAGATGTATTCCAAGTGTGGGCATGTTGAGAAagctttcaaagttttcaatttaatgCGTGAGAAGAATTTGCAGTCTTGGACAATCATGATTTCTGGGCTTGCAGATAACGGCCGAGGAAATTATGCTATTTCCTTGTTTGCCAAGATGATACAAACAGGGCTAAAACCAGAcagcatttcattttctgcaATCTTATCAGCTTGTAGCCATTTGGGTCTTGTTGATGAGggtaagaattattttgatgaaatgGCGAGAGTATATAATATCAAACCAACAATGGAGCATTATGGATGCATGGTTGATATGCTTGGAAGAGCTGGATTGATTGAAGAAGCTTATCATATTATCAGGAACATGCCAACGGAGCCTAATGCAGTTATATTAAGGAGTTTCCTAGGGGCTTGTAGAAACCACGGGCAGGTCCTCTATTTAGATGATAACCTTGGAAAGCTTTTACTTAAACTAGAGCCTGAACTAGGAGCCAACTATGTACTTGCTGCTAGTGTATCTTCTCTATCCGGTAATTGGGATACTGCAGCTGAGCTGATGGTTGCCATAAATCAGAAGGGATTGAACAAAGTGCCTGGATGCAGTTGGGTTAAGGTGAATGATGGTTCAGCGGAAGAAATGTCAAAGGAGACAGCAGCATAA
- the LOC102609637 gene encoding putative UPF0481 protein At3g02645 has translation MDARKHEHEVYDVSIDMEKLADSLSGELESLHPLARECSIYRVPEATRCFHPSHFAPRMVSIGPFHHGKEELKAMEEHKKRYLKCFLQRTKVRVASFLVFIKAREAELRNCYAEAIHLESDEFIKMVLVDAVFLIEFFLKYYQRNLRTNEDPIFGKSFLYDDVKLEILLLENQLPLFIPNDLFNLAKTATFETNLYEEISFMTITCFWFRNCIVGYLPIQENLLELNFSKAKHFVDLLILCLQPSQSRADIALKDPNIPSVKELHQAGVKFKPGSSKNLLDIKFNEGILEIPFLTVYGSTERLYRNVLAFERMHCYTRYLNDYIIMMNYLVSTSKDAELLLQNEIIGLGNTEAVPTLFHNLDKGCAINYYDFQYSGIISDLQAYCKLPWHKWKATLKQNYFNTPWASISVIAAVILLLLTSIQTVCSLIAL, from the coding sequence ATGGACGCCAGAAAGCATGAGCATGAGGTTTATGATGTTTCGATTGATATGGAGAAGTTGGCAGATTCTTTGAGCGGGGAACTGGAGTCATTGCATCCCTTAGCCAGAGAGTGTTCCATCTACAGAGTTCCTGAGGCCACGCGGTGTTTCCATCCAAGTCATTTTGCTCCGCGAATGGTTTCAATTGGCCCTTTTCATCATGGTAAGGAAGAGCTAAAAGCCATGGAAGAGCATAAGAAAAGATACCTTAAGTGCTTTCTTCAACGAACTAAGGTACGCGTAGCAAGTTTCCTTGTATTTATAAAGGCAAGGGAAGCAGAATTGCGCAACTGTTATGCTGAAGCAATTCATCTTGAGAGTGATGAGTTCATAAAAATGGTTTTAGTGGATGCTGTGTTTCTCATTGAGTTCTTTCTGAAGTATTATCAACGTAATCTCAGAACGAATGAGGATCCCATATTcggaaaatcatttttgtatGATGATGTGAAGCTGGAGATTTTGCTGCTAGAAAATCAGCTTCCATTGTTCATTCCCAACGACTTGTTTAATCTAGCCAAAACAGCAACGTTTGAAACAAACTTGTATGAGGAAATTTCCTTCATGACAATTACCTGCTTTTGGTTCAGGAATTGTATTGTTGGATATCTTCCAATACAGGAGAATTTGCTAGAACTCAACTTTTCGAAAGCTAAGCATTTTGTTGATCTGCTTATACTCTGTCTTCAGCCATCCCAGTCGCGTGCAGATATTGCGTTGAAAGATCCAAACATTCCCAGTGTAAAGGAACTTCACCAAGCTGGAGTCAAGTTTAAACCAGGGTCAAGCAAAAATCTACTCGACATCAAATTTAATGAGGGAATTCTAGAAATTCCATTTTTAACGGTGTATGGCTCCACAGAGCGTTTGTACAGAAATGTTCTGGCTTTCGAGAGGATGCATTGCTACACTAGATATTTGAATGACTATATTATAATGATGAATTATCTTGTCAGCACTTCAAAAGACGCGGAATTACTGCTTCAGAACGAAATTATTGGGCTAGGGAATACTGAAGCAGTTCCAACTTTATTTCATAACCTTGATAAAGGATGTGcgataaattattatgatttccAATATTCTGGTATTATTAGTGATCTACAGGCCTATTGCAAATTACCATGGCACAAGTGGAAGGCAACCTTgaagcaaaattatttcaacacTCCATGGGCGTCTATCTCTGTAATTGCAGCTGTTATTCTTCTTCTACTCACATCCATACAAACAGTTTGTTCCCTCATCGCattgtag